A genomic segment from Xyrauchen texanus isolate HMW12.3.18 chromosome 21, RBS_HiC_50CHRs, whole genome shotgun sequence encodes:
- the LOC127661324 gene encoding frizzled-9-like, which yields MGGSPLKIGIFLWCQMVIAAYSLEIGSYDLERGRPAKCEPIVIPMCQDIGYNLTRMPNFMDHDNQREAGIKLNEFTPLVEYGCDVHLRFFLCSLYVPMCTDQVSTSIPACRPMCEQARQKCSPIMEKFNYAWPDSLDCSKLPTRNDPNALCMEAPENDTKTETKKGEGMLPVPPRPRQPGAGNGRSGGSMGVCDNPEKFQYVGKSETCAPRCSSSVDVFWSRQDKDFAFIWMAVWSTLCFVSTAFTVLTFLLDPHRFQYPERPIIFLSMCYNVYSVAFIIRSVAGAENIACDRENGELYIIQEGLESTGCTIVFLILYYFGMASSIWWVIVTLTWFLAAGKKWGHEAIESHSSYFHMAAWGIPALKTIVILTMRKVAGDELTGLCYVGSMDAGALTGFVLVPLSCYLVIGTSFILTGFVALFHIRKVMKTEGTNTEKLEKLMVKIGIYSILYTVPATCVIVCYFYERLNMDYWKFRGLQSKCTTFPGRRNEDCSLESSVPTVAVFMLKIFMSLVVGITSGVWVWSSKTLQTWQGLCSRKLADRTCRKHCSGSCSTSHCHYKAPAVILHMSKTDPYSDNPTRV from the coding sequence ATGGGGGGTTCACCTCTGAAAATAGGGATTTTTCTTTGGTGCCAAATGGTCATTGCTGCATACAGTCTAGAGATTGGCTCATATGACCTGGAGAGAGGCCGACCCGCTAAATGTGAGCCTATTGTCATCCCCATGTGCCAGGACATTGGGTATAACCTAACCCGGATGCCCAACTTTATGGACCATGACAATCAGAGGGAGGCTGGTATAAAACTCAATGAATTCACCCCTCTTGTGGAATATGGTTGTGATGTGCATTTGCGATTTTTCCTGTGCTCGCTCTATGTCCCTATGTGCACAGATCAAGTGTCCACATCAATCCCTGCTTGTCGTCCGATGTGCGAACAGGCGCGCCAGAAGTGCTCACCCATAATGGAGAAGTTTAACTATGCCTGGCCCGATTCTTTGGACTGCTCTAAACTGCCCACCAGGAATGACCCCAATGCGCTGTGCATGGAAGCCCCGGAAAATGATACCAAAACTGAGACTAAGAAAGGAGAGGGCATGCTGCCTGTGCCACCCCGACCCAGGCAGCCTGGCGCTGGAAACGGGCGCTCAGGGGGCAGCATGGGTGTTTGTGACAACCCGGAAAAGTTCCAGTATGTGGGAAAGAGTGAGACATGTGCTCCACGCTGCTCGTCCTCTGTGGACGTGTTTTGGTCCAGACAGGATAAGGACTTTGCATTCATTTGGATGGCGGTTTGGTCGACTTTGTGTTTTGTGTCCACAGCTTTCACCGTCCTCACCTTTCTCCTTGACCCGCATCGCTTCCAGTATCCAGAGCGGCCTATCATCTTCCTTTCCATGTGCTACAACGTTTACTCAGTAGCCTTCATCATTCGGTCCGTCGCTGGGGCGGAGAACATTGCGTGTGACCGTGAAAATGGGGAGTTGTACATCATTCAAGAGGGCCTGGAGAGTACAGGTTGTACCATAGTCTTCCTCATCCTCTACTACTTTGGCATGGCCAGTTCCATCTGGTGGGTCATCGTAACCCTCACATGGTTCTTGGCAGCAGGTAAGAAGTGGGGTCACGAGGCTATTGAGTCACATAGCAGTTACTTCCACATGGCTGCCTGGGGCATACCTGCATTGAAGACCATAGTCATCCTCACCATGCGGAAAGTTGCAGGCGATGAGCTCACCGGACTGTGCTATGTGGGTAGTATGGATGCGGGGGCGCTAACAGGCTTCGTCCTTGTGCCGTTGTCCTGTTACCTCGTCATCGGAACGTCGTTCATTCTGACCGGCTTCGTGGCTCTCTTCCACATCAGAAAGGTGATGAAGACCGAAGGCACCAACACGGAAAAACTGGAGAAGCTGATGGTGAAAATCGGCATCTACTCCATTCTCTACACGGTCCCCGCCACTTGCGTCATCGTATGCTACTTCTACGAGCGGCTCAACATGGATTACTGGAAATTCCGAGGACTGCAGAGCAAGTGCACCACGTTTCCCGGCCGTAGGAATGAGGACTGCTCCCTGGAGTCTTCGGTGCCCACGGTGGCCGTGTTCATGTTGAAGATCTTCATGTCGCTGGTGGTGGGCATCACCAGTGGGGTGTGGGTCTGGAGCTCCAAGACATTGCAGACTTGGCAGGGTCTGTGTAGCAGGAAGTTGGCAGATAGGACTTGCAGAAAACACTGCAGTGGGAGTTGCAGCACCAGTCACTGCCACTACAAAGCACCTGCCGTCATACTCCACATGTCAAAGACGGATCCCTACTCAGACAACCCCACGCGTGTATGA